Below is a genomic region from Castanea sativa cultivar Marrone di Chiusa Pesio chromosome 2, ASM4071231v1.
GTCCAGAGCTCTTCGAGCACCTAATCTCAAGGAGTGTCCTCAAGATGATGGCTAGAAGTTTTGAAACTAGGACCTCACCTCATGGATCTCATGAGACTTTGGGAATCACTAAACCAACCCCATGGGGTTCTCTTTTAGAAAAACTTGTGTTAGCTACGTGTTATCTCCTGCATTACTCTGGTGGCCCCAGCTTCATGACTGCTTTTTTGTGTGCCTCCCTTCTTTCTCTGTTACCATTGTGTTTGTGGTATCTACTGTGTTCTCTTTCATTCAGAAATGGATTAAACTGTGGGTGATCTGCTTCTGATTCTCTGAATCTCTGCCAAGCATGGGGTGTCAAGCACCATAACTGATGAGTGATCTGGAACCCATTCTAAGCAATTAATTGAGAAAGTCACCAtgttaaaatgatttttggacCATCAGGTTTGAAGAAttgcttcattttcttttgaaaagtttatTCTTTGCATATATTAATGCAACAAATGGTTCAGAATGTTATGATCTTTTTGGTATACCAATTCGGTAGATGTGTTGGGATCTAATTGTCTTGGGTTTAGTTGTTTATACCAAGAAGTCTGATATAGATTAGGTCTCTTGATctgtttttatttgatttatgttATGCTCCTTGATCGTTTTTCAGTTATGTTACGCAAACAAAGGTCTGGGCTAATTTGCTTTGTACATGACCCTATAAACCTCAACCAAGTGCTCATCATACTTGTGCCTAACATTATGAAACCTCATTTGTTGCTGCAGATAACACAACCTTAATCTCCATACAACAGTTTtttgcattttcctttttttcgtCAATGAGTGTGGTTGTCAggaaagaagggggggggggggagggagtTTTTGTAGTGGAAGCATGAACAGTTTTGAAGATTGTCGCTAATTCTAATTCCTTTATCATGTGTTTGAATAAGGAACTTTAATGAGGAATTTGGCCGAATTGTAGAATTTTAATTTCTGTTGACAAAGTTTCTTTGTTTGGATGAAGCAGAGGAAGGAAATTCTAATTTCAGGGGGAACTTCTAGCTGGGATTTAAGGGCTTAAAATTCTGCCTATCTAGGTGTAATTTCTAAATTTCTTATGACGACATACTTGGATTTAACACTCAATTAATGATAACTAtcaaaaattttgggaaataagaaaaaagaaatcttcTCACAACAACATGCCCCAATTCCTAGTTGAGACTCAAGAACCCAACATCATCTATACTACCCACCAATCAAGAATTGTGATACAACCAAGAAATTGAAGTTTGATGTGAGAATCCCCTAGTTTCGGTGTCTCCACTATCTTGCTCAGCTTCTCTGGTGTTGACACAATGCTCGATGATGTGCTGGAGGAGTTGACGATGACGATGACGATGACGATGACGATGACGATGACGATGACGATGACGATGACGATGGAAGCGGATCTGGCAGCAGCAACTTGGACATCCCAGGGCGAGCTTGAAGCGTTTCGGGGCAGAGATGGCAAGTTTGATGGCTGAGTTGACCATGAAGCTCAACATGGGGCATAGAtctgattcttcttcttccttctctctctctcccttaatTTTTAATGCAGACCACCgattataatcaaattttctAGAAGAGTGAGCTTTCAGATTAaaatattaagtcatatatTAAAAGCTCAGTCAAGCTTccccagattttttattttttattttataagcaGATAACAGGAGTGGGAAGGTGAAGGTGAAGGTGAAGGtaggattttaaattttaagagtaCAGCCAAACAAGAAATTGATAAATGACGAGATTTTAAATAATGGGGATGTAAatttatgttatatttaataattcCTCATCCAAAAACACGGATATTGAACATGGGTTTCTGTGAAAGTATACTTTATGAAACTTTTGGATGCTTCAGGCCATATTTGGAAACTCATGCCCCCAAAACAGATGAAATTTAACCCCTTAATTTAGTTACTCAACTTCATTTCATTTACTTCTTTGATGTCTTACTTTCCTGGTAATAGGTATATGATGTGACAAAATTCTTGGAAGATCATCCTGGTGGTGATGAGGTTTTGCTGTCAGCAACAGGTAGAACTTCAGATGACATCCTTTTATTCAAGCAGGCTCtctacttgattttttttgtttattatattttaaaaatttgatggcACCCTCATGTAACTTTTTCAGGGAAGGATGCAACCGATGATTTTGAGGATGTGGGTCATAGTGATAGTGCCAGAGAAATGATGAACGAGTATTATGTTGGAGAGATTGATTCCTCAACCATCCCCAAGAAGACTGCATACAAGCCTCCAAAGCAGCCTCATTACAACCAGGACAAGACATCCGAGTTCATCATTAAACTCCTCCAATTCCTTGTTCCCCTTGCAATCTTGGGTTTGGCTGTTGGCGTCCGCTTTTACACCAAATCAGCCTAAAGCTGGATTGTGGTAACATAATTTGTACTTAGATTGCCTTCCCATTAAAGAACGCCAATTTGTCATCTGTTTATGTTGTTGTTGCAATGGAACCTGTGCTATTTCAATGGAACCTGTCATCCTTTCCTCCAAACTGTACTCTTCTGCCACTCATTTGTTTGGATACTTGTGATCTATAATTGATAGATAATATACAATTTAGCTTGGAAAATACTCTCCTTGAAATTTGGTCCTCGTTTTCATcacctaaattaaaaaaatgattctatCATTCTTGAAAAGTTTAGAAGTACCAATATTGTTATGCTATTTAAAGTTGTGTATGTGCTAGATGTGGTATGTCATGTTAACAAGTTGATGTTAGGTTGgaataatctaaaaaattagGGTTCTTCCAAAGTATCTCTGGGTTACAGTTTCCACTTTAATCAGAATCgattatttcaaatattttaatagtagcCTTCTATTTGTATTCATGAAGGAATGATTGAGACCAAAACACTTCAAATGTGTAGTTATGGCCACAATGAGTACCATACCCTCGAAAAACAAAGGTATCATAGAatattcttggtgagttataGATATCCAGTGAGTTTTGAAGTCACGATctcctttcttttgtttctttggttaAGAATGAAAGAGCACAGAAAATATGACCAATCAATGGCGCATGAGGTTCATTCTGCCATAAACATGATGGTCTCAaatgagtaatttttaggtactcTTATAACATGGATCTCTCACATTCAAAGTAGGATctattcattaaatttatggtaagaCTCACTacgaatgtgagaggagggagcacaatttttttatactttagAAGTACCTTAGAATTTTTTGTCTCAAACTGTCCAAATCTTCAAGTTTCATTTGGAGACTATTAATTTATCCAATTGTTCCATTTAATGGGTTTTACAGGTGCTTTTTGTTTtaactttatttcaaataatataagtttcaaccttttaaaaataagtttgtttTTAGCCTTTTGCTTCACATTATGCATATAAGCTACCGAAATTAAGTAGTTTTCAAATAGACATGCAATGTAGTTTGCGCTAATGTGTTTGTTCCAAACTTTTTTCTGTCTTTTTTGGAGTCTTCTGTGTTCCAAATTGAAATTGTGTAAATGTTATTCTCTCTGTCCCAAATTATTACCAATGAAAAGATGTCGGTCTTTATATCTCAGGAATCCCATGAAAGTTAGTGTGCTTGATTAAATTTGGGAGTTTTGAATTTGTGCCATACCTTAGACCATTGAGCTCAACACCCAAGTACCCCTGTGGGAATAATGCCAATCAGTTCTTGTGCTATTCTTACAAACCTGTGTTTCATCAGtgaacttatttttatttttcggTTAAATCACAGTATTACATATGTATTTGATTTCTCAAATACAAATAAGATCTGAtttagaaacaattttttttgggaatagAAATTTTGGCCATACAAAATACAATACGGCCTAGATCCAAGCGCATGCCTCGCTTGTCATTCAATGCCCGCAACAAAAACTGACTATGctttagttttagtttcaaCATTTCTCTTAAGGAGACTAAAATGGCAGttttaaatctctctctctccctctctttcatCTTTTAGGCATCATCAGAAGATAACACGTGGGCTTCTTAGCCCATCTCGAAAATTCTCTGAAGATCACTTGTATCCTGTGAACCCTCAGCCACTTTTACAACACATTTCAACTTGATATTAAATACTTTGACTTACACATCTCTTTGCCCTAACTTTTTTCTTAATCATCTGTTGCACGATTCTTCTCCTTAATTTATCAATAGCTATGTTTCAAAGCAATTTTCAAGCCCCATATTGGCAATTCGCAATGTAAAATCTAGCGCAGAGCACTTTTTGGGTTGGTCGATTTAATACCCGATCCGAAAACCAACCCAACGTAATGGACCTGAACTCACTCTCACTCGAAACCTGAATGTATAGTTCGGGTTGAGTCTCGggcaggtctctctctctctctctctctctctctctctctctctctctccttttaaaataaattttagggtATTATTCATTATTTCTTCCTTGAATGTAGTTGACAAAGTATGTTTCTTTCCTTAGACATCCATTTTAGGAATTTGAATCTTAAAAaccaatatgaaaaatatagatttttaatgagttgtttgaaaaatgatattgaaTTTGCATTAGTTATCtccttaatttaattttcttcaaatgagcaatcaaatttcaaattcaaagtcCCTCAATAGGAAGACTTCTGATTCTATCATTTTGTTAACTTCCTAATCTAGCACATTTCATTTAAACTTTGCCAAAGAGGCAAAGttatcaacaaagaaaaagaaaaagaaaaaagcaattgaattagttttagaaaaatattaattaaaaaagaaattgaattaaTCAATATCCTCTCAACGTACAACAATGGGAGaggggaaggagaagagactacaaaggAATTCTCAGTCAAGGATGAGCAACTCTTTCTCTAAAaggtgggtgtgttgtagaaacttctctagggtttttctctgaATAGTCTCCTTACAATTTTGtgagtaatgagggtatatatagtatgagtgaAGGGTATAAGAGTCACACTCAAAATTCTAGCTATCAGTGCATTTCGCGGGTCATCTTGCGAGTTGGCCAAGTCGCAAGATGAGTCACGAAACTCACTGACTCTTTAGCTTCCGGCATTTGCTCCTAATGTGACCTTCGCGGGTTACACCACTTGTGAGCCAAGTTGTGAGATTAACTTCTTGAGCAATCTCCACCAATTTAATACTAAACctattacaaataaatcccacaaaatacaagaaaataaattaatgcaattacaatattttttgtcatggaataaaaccaacataaatgttatgtgaaaaaccaaaacttaacagttgttcttgaatatattcctACTGAGCATCAGAATGCGAACATCTTtaccaaacctcttgatagaAGTAGATTTGAGTCTCTCTGTCAAGTGATTGGTGTTATCACATGCCCCTAGGTTTTTCTAAACCTTATGGTCCTCATGCTATATCTCTCACTCCTTTGGATCAAAATGTTTTTGCTTAGGATTTTATTACACACCACCAAGTGTGTAACTAAAGTTGGTCaataaaatttacatttcatgattgtgtaccttgtttagctttgaTGAGCTATTCTATGCACTTTGCTAATTTGTGCTATGTAGTGCTTAattgtgtgagttgtttatagtttttaaaCAAACGACCTTGATTCTAATGTCACATATTTTGATCGTAAGGACTAGAAAGTCTTaggagaaatgcataaataatcatcttaTCACTATTATTTGCCAATAATGAACACCTGTGTGCAAATTATAAAATCTGTGCTCGGTAAAGTGTAGCACTTGCACAGCAAGATTAAACGAGGCGTTATtctcaaaagaataaaaatgtgTAACACgggtattttattttctatctcctatatgctcatgcatgataTTTTTGATTgtgctcaaaagaaaaaaataaaaagaaaacaaaacaaaaagcaaaaagcaaaaagaaaaaagaaacaaaatgtttttacatgattgcaagcgtgttttttaatagatgtgagagttatatgatgtacctctTGATAGCCACTTTCAAATCAATGTGATTGATGATGTAGAAAATTTgtttgattactatctacatgTCACCTATTTTGTGGTTTGTAcacttactagttgcacacactacacgcAAATCTATGTTAAACTCAGTACATATTGATTGTGTGTTAGCTAATATGGTCATCTGAAATTACTCATTGTGTGATGTTTAATACATTTTCTTTGGGTTGGGtaaaaatttgaagagaaaatttccAAAAACTTGAGTGgaatatgtttttgaaaacttttgaaattgtttGTATGCATTTCATGTCATGAAAACTAGTTTTCCGTTGTTTTTTCTGCAAAAATTTccaagtttttcaaaattccaGTTTTTCAAGTTTTCAATCGATCAAACTTGTTTCTCAACCAATTGAACATGTTAAATTTTTAGGCCAAAACTCTCTGCCTCCCTCGATTCCTGTTCGATTCCTACTTgatcaattgaaatttttttaattgtcccTTCGATTGCTGCTCAATTCCTCTCGACCgattgaaattcaaattttttgaatttttaaggGTTTGACAATTCAGTTTTGGCCTTTTTCATCTATTCTCTCGATCCCTCTTCTTAGAACAATTTTTTTGGTCCTTTTTCAAGGTTTTCTTCTACACTCTAGGTATGACTCTTGTCCTTCTTTCTGATCATTTTACAAACATTTCAATcataatcattcaaatttcaaaaaaatttgaaatgtgtagattttggggtttttgatatttttgagtgtttttgattCATAATGATCAATGGTTTTTTGTATGCATGTTGTTCAAATGATTTCTTATgctttgatttcaaaattttcatgatttgtgaaaattttcaaaaattagggTTCATTTGTTCTTGAGGAAATTGGGGTTTTTATTCAATTGGGTATAATTGCctaaaattgataattattaTTGATTGATTGTTTATAACTTGTTTtacacttgttgtgataattaatttgtcaatttgtgtgtttttgaaaaattagtgattttgttcttcaaaaattaggaatttttcataaaaatttagtttgatggttaatttttcaaaattgtaaaaaacaaaaattgagcaATTAAATGCATTAGTTCATGCATCATTGGAGTCTATGCGTCATGCATCATGTAGATTTTGAAGATTGCTTATACATTGTGCTTAATCTCTCTAATGCAGTATGCCCTTGgctttgtgttttgtttttgtgtttcctCTCTCTTTAAGTGCCTGTTTGTTTCCAAAAAAGCACGTTTTGAAAAAAGCAAATACAAAGTTCGTTTGGTAAGGtataaaacgcaactttttggaaaaagttgcgttttgggTTTGTGAAGAAAACGCGCAAAACCAGCGTTTTGAAAAAAGGAGCTCAGAGCTCCATTTTGGAAAAAGCCCATGTGCGTTGAGCAATTCTACCGTTGGACTCTGGGTGAAGTTACCAAATTGCCCTTCACGCCATTCCTCATTCCTCTCATCTCTCTGCTCTGCCATTTGCTCTCTCAataacaaatttccaaatccaaacacaaaaatttgtaacaaattcccaaatcagctaag
It encodes:
- the LOC142624369 gene encoding cytochrome b5, with protein sequence MGGDGKVFTLAQVSEHNTNKDCWLIINGKVYDVTKFLEDHPGGDEVLLSATGKDATDDFEDVGHSDSAREMMNEYYVGEIDSSTIPKKTAYKPPKQPHYNQDKTSEFIIKLLQFLVPLAILGLAVGVRFYTKSA